ACCCCTTAGGATGGGTGGAGCTCTTGCGAAACCCATCGCCTCAGTCTTTCTCTTTCGGGTCCACCTGCAATAGTGAAGCTCGATGGGTTTCGCTTCGCTCTACCCATCATGTACGTACGTGCGGCCCGTTGTGCAGTGGCCGAAGCTGCCGAGTAGCCCTCGAATGTTCAGTATCGTCTCAGCAGGCCGCGATCCACGCTGGTATCGCCATAATCGGCGCAGGCCCGCTCCGGATTCCTGACCAAATCCGTCCGAATGCGCCTGAACGTCTTGCTGGCCGCCTCGTACACCTCGGGGCGGAAATTGTTGGGATCGTAGGTCGCGCCATCGCGCGCCTTGATGGCCGCAGCATACGTATCAATCATGGCCATCGCCGCATCGGGACTGCCGAGCAGCCGGGCGCCGAGTTGAACACCGCCGGCACCATTGACCTCGTAGCCGACGCATCGTTGTTCGAGCACCGCGGACGCGGTGACGAGCTGGTCGAGGAACGTCGCCTCGGCGTCGCTGAGGGCTGCGGCTCGCGCGGGTCCTGGGAAGACGATCGCGAGCATCGCGGCAGCTGGCAGCATGATTTTCACGGTCGTGCGCTTGGCGCCACGACGCGGCAGAACATGTGGATCGCTCAAGCGCGCCCCTGACGACCCATGACAAGGCCGTACAGGACGAGCAGGATGATTGCACCGACCACGCTGCCAATGAAGCCGGCTCCCTCGCCGAACCGATACCATCCCACCGCCTGGCCGAGCCAGGTCGCAACGAATGCGCCGACAATTCCCAAAACGGTCGTCAAAATGAACCCCGTGGGCTCGGATTTGTCGCCTGGCATGATGAACTTTGCGACCACGCCAACGATAAATCCGATAATGATCGTCCAAATGATCCCCATTTCCATCGCTCCATTTCGGTCAATTCGCACATCAACGTCGGAATCAAAGCGTGATCGTTCGAGCTTGAGCCAGACGATCCCAGGGCAACGTTGATCTAGATCAAGGGGCCGACATGGCCAGACCGAAAGCTGAGTTCGCTCTTCCCGTGGGAGGAAAGCACCTCAACGAGCTCCGCAAAACGAAGCGGATCAGTGCATGGCGATCATTGGCGAGATCACGCACATTACGACCTATCGCTATGCAAAGCCGGTGACGTTCGGCACGCACCGCGCGATGTTCCTGCCGCGGCCGGGCGCCTCGACCCGGCTGCTTCGCTGGTCCGCATCGACCAGCCTGTCATCGAGGGTGCATTGGGTCACCGACTCCCGCTCCAATGCCGTCACGGTGATGGACTTCAGCGAACCCGGCAGCGAGCTGACATTCACGTTCAGGGTTCGCGGCATCTATTTCGGCATCAAGGGTCTGGAGGCGTTTCCGCTGGAGCCACGGGCCGAGGAAGTCCCCGTGCAGTATACGCCGGACGAATGGACCGACCTTGCCGGTTACCTGCGCCCGCATGCCGACGATGCCGACGGCAGCCATGCGGCGTGGACCAAGAGCTTCGTCGCCGGCGATCAGGACCGGACCGCCGACGTGCTGCGCCGAATGCTGGGCATGTTTCGCAGCGAGTTCAGCTATCGCGGGAGAAATGCCGAAGGCACCCAGTCGCCCGGGGAGACGCTGCGCACAAAATCAGGCACCTGCCGGGACTTCGCGTGGCTGATGATCGAGACGTTGCGCCGGCTCGGTTTCGCCGCCCGCTTCGTCAGCGGCTATCTCTACGACGCGGCACTTGACGGCGGCGCCGTGGGCATGACCGGCTCCGGCGCGACCCACGC
This genomic stretch from Bradyrhizobium sp. CCGB12 harbors:
- a CDS encoding GlsB/YeaQ/YmgE family stress response membrane protein, yielding MGIIWTIIIGFIVGVVAKFIMPGDKSEPTGFILTTVLGIVGAFVATWLGQAVGWYRFGEGAGFIGSVVGAIILLVLYGLVMGRQGRA
- a CDS encoding transglutaminase family protein; this encodes MAIIGEITHITTYRYAKPVTFGTHRAMFLPRPGASTRLLRWSASTSLSSRVHWVTDSRSNAVTVMDFSEPGSELTFTFRVRGIYFGIKGLEAFPLEPRAEEVPVQYTPDEWTDLAGYLRPHADDADGSHAAWTKSFVAGDQDRTADVLRRMLGMFRSEFSYRGRNAEGTQSPGETLRTKSGTCRDFAWLMIETLRRLGFAARFVSGYLYDAALDGGAVGMTGSGATHAWVQVFLPGAGWLDYDPTNSLSSGFDLIPVAIARHPGQAVPLAGSWFGDPGDYLGMSINVAVNKIGEVLDPSEG